The following proteins are co-located in the Lacticaseibacillus paracasei subsp. paracasei genome:
- a CDS encoding alpha/beta hydrolase — MAKSAKRWRRVSISILVTLLLASGGYWLWWQLGSRAIHQQAYRHTGIVTVFVPGYGSNSLTFGPMVQRFKQDKASDQVTTIHVSADGKRTITGADRYNGKNPLINVVFADAKSPQKEVRQLTDLLHWLRVQRHVTRVNLVGHSMGSNLSFNYMTTPHANLQPQVINYVSFASEFYRDPTTQIRALPKTLHILVIGGQVFGAKGDWAVSLAGVKRLAAKFKAAGLSTTLFVYTGTPVGAYHSTLHQNPYVDAEILRFLFT; from the coding sequence ATGGCTAAATCAGCAAAACGCTGGCGGCGAGTAAGCATATCGATACTGGTAACTTTGCTTCTCGCTAGCGGCGGCTATTGGCTTTGGTGGCAACTGGGCAGCCGCGCAATTCACCAGCAAGCCTATCGTCATACGGGTATCGTCACAGTTTTTGTCCCTGGTTATGGCAGTAACAGCCTCACCTTCGGGCCAATGGTTCAACGCTTCAAGCAGGATAAGGCATCCGATCAAGTCACTACGATTCATGTCAGTGCTGACGGCAAACGCACGATCACTGGAGCCGACCGCTACAATGGCAAAAATCCGCTCATCAACGTTGTTTTTGCCGATGCTAAGTCACCACAAAAGGAAGTCCGGCAACTCACCGACTTGCTGCACTGGCTTCGCGTCCAGCGTCATGTGACTCGTGTGAATCTGGTAGGTCATTCAATGGGCAGCAATCTGAGCTTTAATTACATGACGACACCGCATGCCAATCTTCAGCCGCAAGTGATCAATTATGTCTCGTTTGCGAGCGAGTTCTATCGTGATCCAACGACCCAGATTCGGGCGTTACCGAAAACATTGCATATCTTAGTGATTGGCGGACAGGTCTTCGGGGCAAAAGGTGACTGGGCCGTCAGCCTTGCTGGTGTCAAACGTTTAGCCGCCAAATTTAAGGCGGCTGGCTTATCCACCACCCTCTTTGTTTATACTGGCACACCAGTTGGCGCTTATCACTCGACGCTGCACCAAAATCCTTATGTGGATGCTGAAATCTTGCGCTTTTTATTTACCTGA
- a CDS encoding heavy metal-binding domain-containing protein: protein MAQEILITTTENIPGKKYEVIGEVFGLTTQSKNVISNIGAGLKNIVGGEIKAYSDMLHESREKAIERLRDEAQKAGGDAVVMMRFDSGSIGGDMQSVVAYGTAVKFLN, encoded by the coding sequence ATGGCACAAGAAATCTTAATCACAACCACCGAAAACATTCCCGGCAAAAAATATGAAGTGATCGGCGAAGTTTTCGGCTTAACAACACAGTCAAAGAATGTTATCAGCAACATTGGTGCAGGCTTGAAGAACATTGTCGGCGGTGAAATCAAAGCCTACAGTGATATGCTCCATGAGTCACGGGAAAAAGCGATCGAGCGGTTACGCGACGAAGCCCAAAAAGCTGGTGGCGATGCAGTTGTCATGATGCGGTTTGACTCCGGATCAATTGGCGGTGACATGCAAAGTGTTGTGGCATATGGCACGGCTGTGAAATTTCTCAACTAA
- a CDS encoding carbonic anhydrase family protein — protein MSILNYAKQSSWPNSFGFQQSPIDLRQATTTADTDMTILTPWMTDQEIDDQVTIRLAGQGTTRINETTWTFVQAHFHVPAEHIVAEKTVAELHFVHQSAIGALCVVAVLVPVGQANPIMADVLDHFQPHVTQPINFDLTRLLPKQGTVFHYLGSLTTPPLTEGVTWYVIEQTEITMSSNQVARYQQFFEPNNRHVQAINRRPIFRGVFKQLKRPAGDDPLHG, from the coding sequence ATGTCAATTTTGAATTATGCCAAGCAGTCTTCGTGGCCAAATAGTTTCGGCTTCCAGCAATCACCGATTGATCTTCGTCAAGCGACAACCACTGCCGACACCGACATGACGATTCTCACACCATGGATGACCGATCAAGAAATTGATGACCAGGTCACCATTCGGCTCGCTGGCCAAGGAACGACTCGGATTAATGAAACCACTTGGACTTTTGTGCAGGCCCATTTTCACGTGCCAGCGGAGCATATCGTTGCTGAGAAAACGGTGGCGGAGCTCCATTTTGTCCATCAATCGGCCATTGGTGCGCTTTGTGTCGTGGCGGTTTTAGTGCCAGTTGGTCAAGCTAACCCGATCATGGCCGATGTGCTCGATCATTTTCAACCACATGTCACGCAGCCAATCAACTTTGACCTGACTCGCTTACTGCCAAAACAAGGCACGGTTTTTCACTACCTCGGCTCACTCACCACCCCGCCGTTAACCGAAGGCGTGACTTGGTATGTCATTGAGCAAACCGAGATCACAATGAGTTCGAATCAGGTCGCCCGCTATCAGCAGTTTTTTGAACCGAATAATCGCCATGTGCAAGCGATCAATCGGCGACCAATTTTCCGAGGCGTTTTCAAGCAACTGAAGCGTCCAGCAGGAGATGACCCTCTTCATGGCTAA
- a CDS encoding quinone oxidoreductase family protein: MLGYGFSHAGGPEVIDAIDLATPAPGPREIQIKSQAIGLNNRDRIARQMGGSGLTVPGYDVAGIVSAVGDQVTQFALGDRVVARTTSAYAEIVTAAADMSVLLPESITPENGVALITPGVTGYRMVELGHVNDGDTVIVKGASGGVGSAAIQLAVARGASVIGIAASRHEVDVNQLGVKHFVAYDRGNPVKELAKTADVVINAAMDGIGGDDDVAMAKDNGLIVSVSHHEPLLNRGIRFIHTRPLGGSEVGQALKVLINLMSQGKLTVKVGYVLPFTREGFVKGHQLLDEPHEGRIVIQVTP; the protein is encoded by the coding sequence ATGCTTGGATATGGTTTTAGTCATGCTGGCGGACCGGAAGTGATCGATGCCATCGATTTGGCCACACCAGCGCCGGGACCACGGGAAATTCAAATCAAGTCCCAAGCGATCGGTCTGAATAATCGTGATCGCATTGCTCGTCAAATGGGTGGCAGTGGCTTAACCGTGCCGGGATATGATGTTGCTGGCATTGTCAGTGCTGTCGGCGATCAGGTAACGCAATTTGCACTTGGTGATCGCGTCGTTGCGCGCACCACCAGTGCTTACGCAGAAATTGTGACGGCCGCAGCTGACATGAGTGTGTTACTGCCTGAGTCCATCACGCCTGAAAACGGTGTGGCTCTGATCACCCCCGGCGTGACCGGTTATCGAATGGTCGAACTAGGTCATGTTAACGATGGCGACACCGTCATCGTGAAAGGCGCCTCTGGCGGTGTCGGTTCCGCGGCGATCCAATTAGCCGTTGCCCGCGGTGCTTCGGTGATTGGTATCGCCGCCAGCCGCCATGAAGTTGATGTGAATCAACTCGGGGTTAAACATTTTGTCGCTTATGACCGCGGGAATCCTGTCAAGGAACTTGCCAAAACCGCCGACGTCGTGATTAATGCCGCCATGGACGGGATCGGTGGTGATGATGATGTCGCCATGGCCAAGGACAATGGGCTGATCGTATCTGTCAGTCATCACGAACCGCTCCTCAACCGCGGCATCCGTTTCATTCATACCCGACCGCTTGGCGGCTCCGAAGTCGGCCAAGCACTCAAAGTCTTGATTAATCTTATGTCTCAAGGCAAATTAACCGTCAAAGTCGGCTATGTATTGCCTTTTACCCGCGAAGGCTTTGTGAAAGGCCACCAATTGCTGGATGAGCCGCATGAAGGCCGAATTGTGATTCAAGTAACGCCCTGA
- a CDS encoding ammonium transporter: MNLADTGFVIIASTLVWFMTPGLAFFYGGLVSKRNVINTMLSVFYITGIAILLWVAVGYELSFNGDLFGVIGQVHHFFLSDLSLGAVTTAKIPTGVYVLFQMMFAIITPALFVGAVVGRMHFRFLTCFIVLWSLLVYYPLVHLIWSPHGLLAGLGVLDFAGGTVIHINAGITALTLSAFLGRRTDEHITPYNRPWVLLGTAILWIGWYGFNAGSALGVNQAAMTAALTTSVGAAAALVTWMCLDIWQTGHPTLIGTCTGALCGLVGITPATGYVTSFGAACIGVAATLTSYWFISKIKPRLGIDDTLDAFGCHGVAGIVGSILTGVFASKQVAPDIAHAGLAYGGGWQLLLIQLVGTAIVIVLVGAMVSLITVVLKQFVSIRVSPAAEKMGLDYSEHDEPVDETVAASWARGTYVSQNPDEFKGQLHGFDPQPRRENR; this comes from the coding sequence ATGAATTTAGCTGATACTGGGTTTGTAATTATTGCGAGTACATTAGTCTGGTTTATGACGCCAGGACTGGCTTTTTTCTATGGTGGACTGGTTTCCAAACGCAACGTGATTAATACGATGCTGTCGGTTTTCTACATCACCGGGATTGCGATCCTACTTTGGGTCGCTGTCGGCTATGAGCTCAGTTTTAATGGCGATCTTTTCGGTGTCATCGGTCAGGTTCATCATTTCTTTTTGAGTGATCTTTCGCTTGGCGCGGTGACCACGGCGAAAATTCCAACCGGTGTGTATGTGCTGTTCCAAATGATGTTTGCCATCATCACGCCGGCCTTGTTTGTTGGCGCTGTCGTTGGTCGGATGCATTTTAGGTTTCTGACTTGTTTTATCGTCTTGTGGTCATTGCTGGTTTATTACCCGCTTGTCCACTTGATCTGGAGTCCGCACGGTTTATTGGCCGGTCTGGGTGTGCTTGATTTTGCAGGCGGCACAGTGATCCACATCAATGCTGGCATTACCGCCTTGACGCTATCCGCCTTTCTAGGCCGCCGCACGGATGAACATATCACACCTTATAATCGGCCTTGGGTGCTTCTAGGCACGGCCATTTTATGGATCGGCTGGTATGGATTCAACGCCGGCTCTGCACTCGGTGTTAATCAAGCGGCGATGACGGCAGCATTAACGACTTCGGTTGGCGCCGCCGCGGCGTTGGTCACATGGATGTGTCTGGACATCTGGCAAACCGGCCATCCAACGCTGATCGGAACTTGTACCGGTGCCTTGTGTGGGCTTGTCGGGATCACCCCGGCCACTGGCTATGTCACGAGTTTTGGGGCAGCATGCATTGGCGTTGCGGCAACGTTGACAAGCTACTGGTTTATCAGCAAAATCAAGCCACGGCTAGGCATTGATGATACTTTAGACGCCTTTGGCTGCCATGGGGTCGCTGGGATTGTCGGCAGTATTTTGACTGGTGTGTTCGCCAGCAAACAGGTCGCCCCCGACATTGCGCACGCTGGCTTGGCTTATGGCGGTGGATGGCAGCTGCTCCTAATCCAGCTTGTCGGCACCGCCATCGTGATCGTCTTAGTTGGTGCTATGGTCAGTCTAATCACTGTAGTTCTCAAACAATTCGTCAGCATTCGGGTCTCCCCTGCTGCTGAAAAAATGGGGCTGGATTACAGCGAACACGATGAACCAGTTGATGAAACTGTCGCTGCCAGTTGGGCCCGCGGTACTTATGTCAGTCAAAATCCTGATGAATTTAAAGGCCAGTTACATGGTTTTGATCCCCAGCCGCGAAGAGAAAATCGGTAA
- a CDS encoding MgtC/SapB family protein, whose amino-acid sequence MIISVADQAELVIRLVVAALCGFAIGYERKNRFKNAGIRTHMIVALGAALIMIVSKYGFFDILDLKNMALDPSRVAAQIVSGVSFLGAGAILVRHNNVNGLTTAAGVWTTAAVGMAIGAKLYLIGLAATVLVLCIQVLLHHHYRWLPSGDNGILTIRVRSEGFDMVHLRETLGKYHIKVLNVSIKHEGDEVKMNLHVESKANEDMRRLLTFYADNPNIISIEF is encoded by the coding sequence TTGATAATTTCAGTAGCAGATCAAGCCGAACTTGTCATTCGACTGGTGGTGGCTGCACTTTGCGGCTTTGCCATTGGCTATGAACGCAAGAATCGCTTCAAAAATGCCGGTATCCGCACACATATGATTGTGGCGTTGGGTGCGGCCTTGATTATGATTGTTTCAAAATACGGCTTTTTTGATATTTTAGATTTGAAAAATATGGCATTGGATCCTTCACGTGTCGCGGCTCAGATTGTTAGTGGCGTCAGCTTTTTAGGCGCTGGCGCCATTTTGGTTCGCCACAATAACGTGAATGGTTTAACGACAGCTGCCGGGGTTTGGACGACAGCGGCTGTGGGGATGGCAATTGGGGCGAAGCTGTACCTCATCGGCTTGGCCGCAACTGTCCTAGTGCTCTGCATTCAAGTCCTGCTCCATCATCACTATCGCTGGCTGCCCAGCGGTGATAACGGCATTTTGACAATTCGGGTCCGCAGCGAAGGCTTTGACATGGTACATTTACGCGAAACATTAGGCAAGTACCATATCAAGGTCCTGAATGTGTCCATTAAACATGAAGGCGACGAAGTTAAAATGAACCTGCATGTGGAGAGTAAAGCCAATGAAGACATGCGGCGCCTGCTGACGTTTTATGCCGACAATCCGAATATTATTTCGATTGAATTCTAG
- a CDS encoding ABC transporter ATP-binding protein produces the protein MAILEAKGLTKTFGPKVAVNGINLTVDRGQFVAFLGPNGAGKSTTIGMLTGLIQPTSGTITVADHTPGQVAYRQQIGVVFQDSVLDRQLTVNENLRLRARMYQHPDTAWFDQLIKQFDLAPILNQTYGTLSGGQRRRTDIARALLNHPQILFLDEPSTGLDIQTRQTIWSALAALRVQTQLTVILTTHYLEETENADFVYVIDRGEIIAADTVVDLKNRYAAHQLTIQTTAADRVKTVANQAGLRANIVANEVHVNIHHPQQAIALLTELTDTITDFEFHPADMNTIFVTLTGKEIR, from the coding sequence ATGGCCATTCTTGAAGCAAAGGGTCTGACCAAAACATTTGGTCCGAAAGTAGCAGTGAACGGCATTAATTTGACGGTTGACCGTGGGCAATTCGTGGCCTTCTTAGGTCCTAACGGGGCAGGTAAATCGACGACAATCGGCATGCTGACAGGCTTGATTCAACCGACCAGTGGCACCATTACCGTCGCCGATCACACACCTGGGCAAGTGGCCTATCGTCAACAGATTGGGGTTGTCTTTCAGGATAGTGTCCTTGATCGCCAACTAACAGTTAATGAAAATCTACGATTGCGGGCGCGCATGTATCAACACCCAGATACTGCTTGGTTCGATCAACTGATTAAGCAATTTGACCTGGCACCTATTTTGAATCAGACATATGGGACATTGTCAGGTGGTCAGCGACGCCGAACCGATATTGCCCGCGCCCTTTTGAATCATCCCCAAATTTTATTTTTAGACGAACCGTCAACTGGATTAGATATTCAGACGCGCCAAACGATTTGGTCAGCGCTGGCTGCTTTACGCGTCCAAACGCAATTGACCGTCATTTTAACAACCCATTATTTGGAGGAAACGGAAAATGCTGACTTCGTTTACGTCATTGATCGTGGCGAAATCATTGCAGCAGATACCGTTGTTGACCTGAAAAATCGCTATGCTGCTCATCAACTGACAATTCAAACAACAGCTGCCGATCGCGTCAAAACAGTCGCCAATCAAGCCGGATTGCGGGCCAATATCGTTGCAAACGAGGTGCACGTCAATATCCATCATCCGCAACAGGCTATTGCCTTACTGACGGAACTCACCGATACGATCACCGACTTTGAGTTCCATCCAGCTGATATGAATACGATCTTCGTCACATTAACCGGAAAGGAGATTCGCTAA
- a CDS encoding ABC transporter permease — MLAFIKRNLLLFFRNRAGVFFSVLGALIAFVLYLVFLKKNMTGLWPISHPEKLLDPWLIGGTLTITAVTTTQDGLARMIVDRENGNLSDYLLTEASYLRIQFGYLASAVIIGTIMQLLMFGAMSGAFALLDHVVIPWQLTGKIIALALFSSVVWTSFNLLILSFVSRVTTMSGIATIVGTAAGFFAGVYMPIGAVPSGAQALMKMTPFPYNAAAYRQILLQQPLATTFTGKQEAARSSFEKMLGVRIDVNGLLSSSHTYLILIGFTLGVSILIFLLARFSRKAALARV, encoded by the coding sequence ATGCTAGCTTTTATTAAACGTAATCTATTGTTGTTTTTTCGCAATCGCGCCGGCGTTTTTTTCTCAGTTTTGGGCGCACTGATTGCCTTCGTTCTCTATTTGGTTTTTCTCAAAAAGAATATGACCGGACTGTGGCCTATCAGTCATCCTGAAAAGCTGCTTGATCCCTGGCTAATCGGCGGCACGCTTACCATCACGGCAGTTACGACCACGCAAGATGGCTTAGCAAGAATGATTGTTGATCGTGAGAATGGTAATTTAAGCGACTACCTGTTGACCGAAGCTTCTTATCTGCGCATTCAATTTGGCTATCTGGCCAGTGCCGTCATCATCGGCACCATCATGCAGCTGCTCATGTTCGGCGCCATGTCAGGCGCCTTCGCCCTGCTTGATCATGTCGTTATTCCATGGCAACTAACTGGCAAAATCATTGCTCTCGCATTGTTCAGCAGTGTGGTTTGGACAAGTTTTAATTTACTTATTTTGAGCTTTGTTTCCCGCGTGACCACCATGAGCGGCATTGCAACCATTGTCGGTACTGCAGCAGGCTTCTTCGCTGGGGTTTACATGCCAATCGGGGCAGTTCCCAGCGGCGCACAAGCCTTGATGAAAATGACCCCCTTCCCATACAACGCCGCTGCTTATCGCCAGATTCTGTTGCAACAGCCGTTAGCCACGACCTTCACTGGCAAGCAAGAGGCTGCAAGGTCCAGTTTTGAAAAAATGTTGGGTGTTCGCATTGACGTCAACGGCTTGCTTTCTAGCAGCCACACTTACCTGATTCTGATTGGTTTTACGCTTGGTGTGAGCATCCTTATTTTCCTTCTTGCCAGATTCAGTCGAAAGGCCGCCCTCGCCCGCGTATAA
- a CDS encoding Dyp-type peroxidase, which produces MTINLRDVQDVYKDAGSDIIFATLDLKREDAAADKAMIADLAEHLPAFINSMNIRYPDAKLAVAFGLSRKAWDYLFPAAPVPKELEEFQPVVGPKYTAVATPADLFFHIRSQNSAVPFELMSEIMTIIDDQTVTLDDTHGFRYFEGRAIIGFVDGTENPSALDTPEYAVIGDEDPTFENGSYAFAQKYQHNMKAWNDLTTEDQEKAIGRKKFNDIELADEKKLPNAHNVVSQDNDGGVEHKIVRMNVPFSNPAKNENGTYFIGYARHWTVTKRMLQGMFDNSDRLLDFSTPETGELFFIPSKSVLGQIADGEL; this is translated from the coding sequence ATGACCATAAATTTACGTGATGTACAGGATGTCTATAAGGATGCCGGGTCTGACATTATTTTTGCTACGCTTGACCTTAAGCGCGAAGATGCCGCAGCCGACAAAGCCATGATTGCCGACTTAGCAGAGCACTTACCAGCATTCATCAATAGCATGAACATTCGCTACCCAGATGCAAAATTGGCGGTTGCATTTGGCTTGTCGCGAAAAGCTTGGGATTATCTTTTCCCAGCAGCACCGGTGCCTAAAGAGTTGGAGGAATTCCAACCAGTTGTCGGGCCAAAATATACCGCAGTGGCAACCCCAGCTGATCTGTTCTTCCACATTCGCTCGCAGAATTCAGCCGTTCCGTTCGAACTCATGTCAGAGATCATGACCATCATTGACGATCAGACTGTGACACTCGATGATACCCATGGCTTCCGCTATTTCGAAGGCCGAGCGATCATTGGCTTTGTCGACGGCACGGAAAATCCAAGCGCACTCGACACGCCAGAGTATGCGGTGATCGGCGATGAAGATCCCACATTTGAAAACGGCTCCTATGCTTTTGCGCAAAAATACCAACACAATATGAAAGCATGGAACGATTTGACGACGGAGGACCAGGAAAAAGCCATCGGTCGAAAGAAATTCAACGATATTGAGTTAGCTGACGAAAAGAAGCTGCCAAATGCCCACAATGTGGTTTCTCAGGATAATGACGGCGGCGTTGAACATAAAATTGTGCGCATGAATGTCCCGTTCAGTAATCCGGCCAAAAACGAAAACGGAACCTACTTCATTGGCTATGCCCGTCATTGGACGGTCACCAAGCGTATGTTGCAAGGCATGTTTGACAATTCTGATCGGCTGCTTGATTTTTCGACGCCAGAAACTGGCGAATTGTTCTTCATTCCGTCCAAATCTGTGCTCGGTCAAATCGCAGACGGCGAACTTTAA